Proteins from a single region of Runella sp. SP2:
- a CDS encoding tetratricopeptide repeat-containing sensor histidine kinase produces MKYLWLFWWLTFSLVLNAQRYTKADSLKIYGLLNAADAAEEVSQALLLAKQALSLSQQTAMLRGEGWANLKIAFLLVEHTPNTDVRQYWQIGTRIATQLNDPFMLALAELQQGKYWMYNNDLPVAEQFFQKALTTYFDKQPSNYTAVLYNDLGVLAGKQNQREQEANWYFKAMKLHEQLGDLHGWANSAGNLANAFYRLENKEEAIKYAKEALRVHAKNNNVLGLATVTGNLSTMYSAYNQLDSATIYRQKSVKYATINGQKKHLVQAYQNLALLLERQQKYPEALEAIEQSIALSRATNDLASAAAKSRIAAEICAKMQHNDQMVRYYREAERLADSLQRKDILRDVYLSQSSYFAKVNDFKNAYLHSAQYHALKDSLEGIQLKKNISDLQVKYESERKDFEIAKLNTEKLIRQLEIEKQKAIIVGDKLEAQRKEDKIQLLTQQQKLRDAIFSRQKELFEKQLLITKNKEQELQLARQRLELSQKDKELKERQLQRQQMIQMVGAGLVLLSMLLAWILFNRYQLRKKLQEKEVLLAVRNTISKDLHDEIGSSLTNVNILNELTKRTLSVPTQAQEYLQQAGESIQQISESLGDIVWNINPQYDDIQNLLVRMRRYAADMLDGASILYQLEFPEDVSHFKLPMDKRRDFYLVYKEAINNLVKYSKATKAQIKLAVTGNVLHLRIEDNGIGFEMNTIRKGNGLNNMQHRADLLKSKFMISSQPHRGTSIELTMEV; encoded by the coding sequence ATGAAATACCTTTGGTTGTTTTGGTGGCTTACATTTTCATTGGTACTTAATGCACAGCGCTATACCAAAGCAGATTCGCTCAAGATTTATGGATTACTCAATGCCGCAGACGCGGCTGAGGAGGTGTCACAAGCATTACTTTTGGCAAAGCAGGCGTTGTCTTTGAGCCAACAAACAGCGATGTTGCGCGGTGAAGGTTGGGCTAATTTAAAAATCGCTTTTTTATTAGTAGAACACACGCCCAATACCGATGTGCGGCAATATTGGCAGATAGGAACCCGCATAGCCACACAACTCAATGACCCCTTCATGCTTGCATTGGCAGAGTTACAACAGGGTAAATATTGGATGTATAACAATGATTTACCCGTAGCAGAACAGTTTTTTCAAAAGGCGCTTACTACTTATTTTGACAAACAACCGTCTAACTATACGGCGGTATTGTACAATGATTTGGGGGTATTGGCAGGAAAACAAAACCAGCGCGAACAAGAAGCAAATTGGTACTTTAAAGCCATGAAACTGCACGAACAGCTCGGGGATTTGCATGGCTGGGCTAATTCGGCAGGCAATCTTGCCAATGCTTTCTATCGACTTGAGAACAAAGAGGAGGCTATCAAGTACGCCAAAGAAGCCTTGCGAGTTCACGCAAAAAACAACAATGTTTTGGGCTTGGCTACGGTAACAGGTAACTTGAGTACCATGTATTCAGCTTACAACCAACTAGATTCGGCAACGATTTATCGTCAAAAATCTGTCAAATATGCAACTATCAATGGGCAAAAAAAGCACCTAGTGCAAGCATACCAAAATTTGGCCTTGTTGCTTGAACGTCAGCAAAAATACCCAGAAGCGCTAGAGGCGATTGAGCAATCGATTGCTTTAAGCCGAGCTACAAACGACTTGGCTAGTGCGGCGGCTAAAAGCCGTATTGCTGCCGAAATTTGCGCAAAAATGCAGCATAATGATCAGATGGTTCGGTATTATAGAGAGGCAGAGCGATTGGCTGATTCGCTTCAACGAAAAGATATTTTGCGCGATGTATATTTGAGCCAGTCTTCCTACTTTGCCAAGGTCAACGATTTTAAAAATGCGTACCTACATTCGGCCCAATACCACGCACTAAAAGATAGCTTAGAGGGCATACAGTTAAAAAAGAATATTTCAGATTTGCAGGTAAAATATGAATCGGAACGGAAGGATTTTGAAATAGCCAAGCTGAATACCGAAAAACTCATTCGTCAGCTAGAAATAGAAAAACAAAAGGCGATTATTGTGGGGGATAAACTGGAAGCTCAACGGAAAGAAGATAAAATTCAACTCCTTACCCAGCAACAAAAGCTCCGAGATGCCATTTTTTCTCGACAAAAGGAGTTATTCGAAAAACAACTTTTGATTACTAAAAACAAGGAACAAGAACTTCAGTTGGCTCGTCAGCGATTGGAACTTAGCCAAAAAGATAAAGAACTGAAAGAACGGCAGCTTCAACGCCAACAGATGATTCAGATGGTGGGAGCAGGGCTGGTGCTGCTGTCGATGTTGCTTGCCTGGATTTTATTTAACCGTTATCAGCTTCGCAAAAAACTCCAAGAAAAAGAAGTGCTTCTGGCCGTCAGAAACACCATTTCAAAAGACTTACATGATGAAATAGGCTCATCACTGACCAACGTTAATATTTTAAATGAACTAACCAAACGGACACTTTCTGTTCCAACTCAGGCCCAAGAATACCTTCAGCAAGCAGGGGAAAGTATTCAACAAATCAGCGAAAGTTTGGGAGATATTGTGTGGAACATTAATCCACAATATGACGATATTCAAAACTTGTTGGTTCGGATGCGCCGCTACGCCGCTGATATGCTCGATGGAGCTTCGATTCTTTACCAATTGGAATTCCCAGAAGACGTGAGCCACTTTAAACTTCCGATGGACAAGCGGCGAGACTTTTATTTGGTATATAAAGAGGCCATCAACAATTTAGTGAAATATTCAAAGGCCACCAAGGCGCAGATAAAGCTTGCCGTGACAGGAAATGTGTTGCATTTGCGAATAGAAGACAATGGAATTGGATTTGAGATGAATACCATTCGTAAAGGAAATGGCCTTAACAACATGCAGCACCGTGCCGACTTGCTCAAAAGTAAGTTTATGATTTCTTCTCAACCGCACAGAGGTACCTCAATTGAGCTTACCATGGAAGTATAA
- a CDS encoding response regulator transcription factor: MATSLLIFEDNNQLRQSLQLLLNDGMFFSVKAAFENCLRAAEEVLLYEPDLVIMDIDMPGRSGVEGLKAIKAVRPATKIIMFTVFDDDEQIFECICAGADGYLLKHTPPARLMAALQEAMEGGSPMSPQVANKIFHYFRQASKPAPDYNLSEREKEILQLLIKGNGYKMIAAECFISLDTVKKHLKNIYTKLHVSCGTEAVAKALKEKIVAV, encoded by the coding sequence ATGGCAACTTCACTCCTCATCTTCGAAGACAACAACCAACTTCGCCAGTCGCTTCAATTACTATTGAACGATGGAATGTTTTTTAGCGTCAAAGCTGCGTTTGAAAACTGCTTGCGTGCGGCAGAAGAAGTTCTCTTGTATGAGCCCGATCTGGTCATTATGGATATCGATATGCCTGGACGTAGTGGTGTTGAAGGTCTTAAAGCTATCAAAGCAGTACGCCCAGCCACCAAAATCATCATGTTTACGGTGTTTGATGACGATGAGCAAATTTTTGAGTGTATTTGTGCAGGTGCTGATGGATATTTACTCAAACATACGCCTCCCGCGCGCCTCATGGCGGCTTTGCAAGAAGCAATGGAGGGCGGTTCCCCCATGAGTCCTCAAGTAGCCAACAAGATTTTTCACTACTTCCGACAGGCATCAAAACCAGCGCCAGATTACAATTTGTCGGAGCGTGAAAAAGAAATTTTACAATTACTCATCAAAGGCAACGGCTATAAAATGATTGCTGCGGAGTGCTTTATTTCATTAGATACCGTTAAAAAACACCTCAAAAACATTTATACCAAACTCCACGTGTCGTGCGGAACGGAGGCTGTGGCCAAAGCCCTCAAAGAAAAAATTGTAGCCGTTTAA
- a CDS encoding sulfatase, with translation MKKLFFVSIALSLLALCAFQAPRKAPNIVFMLADDLGWADLGCYGNTFHETPNLDQLAADGAQFKRAYAACAVCSPTRASIMIGKYPARLQITDWIPGVVYPYAKFQTAKMCYELPKEEEILPEILHKNGYATYHVGKWHLGETDEFWPHNRGFDVNIGGHSKGQPGSYFYPYKNVTPTADYSVKFLPEGGKEGDYLTDFLTDHALKLIEKHANSPQPFFLNMSYYQVHTPLQGKPDYVKKYEEKKKTLGLSKPNPIYAAMVQSLDESVGRILKKLDELGMRENTIVVFTSDNGGLVEVDGNAPLREGKGFYYEGGIRVPLLVRYPGVTTPRSTPQDVVASIDYVPTLLELAQLAKKKDVDGQSFVPTLKGKPSKETRMLYWHYPHYHTPQRPPTGAVMAGDYKLIEFLGENRWELYNVRDDVSEQHNLVTEKPQLAAQLRKKLQRWQSETGARFPSPNPNYDAEKPFRNSITAWKGENRL, from the coding sequence ATGAAAAAGCTATTTTTTGTAAGCATCGCTCTTTCGCTACTCGCTTTGTGCGCGTTTCAAGCACCGCGCAAGGCACCCAATATCGTTTTTATGTTGGCCGACGACCTCGGTTGGGCTGATTTGGGATGTTACGGGAATACGTTTCACGAAACCCCCAATCTCGATCAATTGGCTGCCGATGGAGCGCAGTTTAAAAGGGCTTACGCTGCTTGTGCGGTTTGCTCGCCCACGAGGGCGTCTATCATGATAGGTAAATACCCCGCCCGCCTCCAAATCACCGATTGGATTCCAGGGGTGGTGTATCCCTATGCCAAGTTTCAGACGGCCAAAATGTGCTACGAATTGCCGAAGGAGGAAGAAATTTTGCCCGAAATATTACATAAAAACGGGTACGCCACCTACCACGTCGGTAAGTGGCATTTGGGAGAAACCGACGAGTTTTGGCCGCACAATCGGGGGTTTGATGTCAATATCGGAGGGCATTCAAAAGGGCAGCCTGGTTCGTATTTTTATCCTTACAAAAACGTAACACCTACGGCCGATTATTCCGTCAAATTCTTGCCCGAAGGTGGGAAAGAAGGCGATTATCTTACCGATTTTTTGACTGACCATGCGCTGAAGTTGATTGAAAAACATGCCAATAGTCCACAGCCGTTTTTTCTCAATATGAGTTATTATCAAGTGCACACTCCATTGCAAGGAAAACCCGATTACGTTAAAAAATACGAGGAAAAGAAAAAGACGTTGGGCCTCAGTAAGCCTAATCCTATCTATGCTGCTATGGTTCAGAGTTTGGACGAAAGTGTAGGTCGAATCTTAAAAAAACTGGACGAGTTGGGAATGCGCGAAAATACAATTGTGGTATTTACGTCGGACAACGGTGGTTTGGTAGAAGTAGATGGTAACGCCCCCCTGCGCGAAGGTAAAGGTTTTTATTATGAGGGGGGAATTCGAGTGCCGTTGTTGGTGCGCTATCCTGGGGTGACTACGCCGCGTTCTACGCCGCAAGACGTGGTGGCTAGCATTGATTATGTGCCTACGCTCCTCGAATTGGCGCAATTGGCTAAGAAAAAGGACGTGGACGGGCAAAGTTTTGTCCCGACGTTGAAAGGGAAGCCTTCCAAAGAAACACGCATGTTGTATTGGCATTATCCGCATTATCATACGCCCCAACGCCCGCCTACGGGAGCCGTGATGGCAGGAGATTACAAACTGATTGAATTTTTGGGCGAAAACCGTTGGGAGTTGTACAACGTCCGTGACGATGTATCGGAGCAACACAATCTTGTGACTGAAAAACCCCAATTAGCAGCACAATTACGAAAAAAACTCCAGCGCTGGCAGTCGGAGACGGGTGCAAGATTTCCATCGCCCAACCCCAATTACGACGCCGAGAAACCCTTCCGAAATTCCATTACTGCTTGGAAAGGTGAAAATCGGTTGTAG